In Tachypleus tridentatus isolate NWPU-2018 chromosome 7, ASM421037v1, whole genome shotgun sequence, a genomic segment contains:
- the LOC143256779 gene encoding cytoplasmic dynein 1 light intermediate chain 2-like, with amino-acid sequence MSALKRFQEYIEPRDEIENATKSVKKILGSKEETISLSLDEITLTNIGLDLIVVVTKTDFMFTSEKECDYKDVHFDFIQQALRKFCLRSKYLFSAHLDGTTKTKFLSYMRTSSQLLLMMCTQISL; translated from the exons CTTTGAAACGATTCCAGGAGTATATTGAACCAAGAGATGAGATAGAAAATGCAACAAAAtctgtgaaaaaaatattagGATCAAAAGAGGAAACTATATCATTATCACTTGATGAAATCACATTAACCAATATTGGGCTTGATTTGATTGTAGTAGTGACTAAG aCAGATTTTATGTTCACATCTGAAAAAGAGTGTGATTATAAAGATGTGCATTTTGACTTCATACAGCAAGCACTTAGAAAATTTTGCTTGAGAT caaaatatttattttcagctcATCTGGAtggaacaacaaaaacaaaatttctatctTATATGAGAACCTCAAGTCAGTTACTCCTGATGATGTGTACTCAGATTTCATTGTGA